From Vitis vinifera cultivar Pinot Noir 40024 chromosome 14, ASM3070453v1, a single genomic window includes:
- the LOC100244263 gene encoding peroxisomal adenine nucleotide carrier 1, with product MAVDLQSLSEATSGAVGALLSTTILYPLDTCKTKYQAEVKAHGQQKYRNLSDVLWEAISTRQIVSLYQGLGTKNLQSFIAQFVYFYGYSCFKKLYLERSGFNSIGTKANLILAAAAGACTAIVTQPLDTASSRMQTSAFGKSKGLWQTLTAGTWSEAFDGLGISLLLTTNPAIQYTVFDQLKQRHLKRNQNITEKGSSPEALSALSAFMLGAISKSIATFLTYPAIRCKVMIQAADTNDDEAKKAPQKSHKTVHGVLYAIWKREGVPGFFKGLQAQILKTVLSSALLLMIKEKIAAGTWVLILAARKYLLLTGSRLKSAQKP from the exons ATGGCGGTTGATCTTCAATCTTTATCAGAGGCCACTTCTGGCGCCGTAGGAGCACTGCTGAGCACCACCATCTTGTACCCGCTTGACACCTGCAAGACCAAGTACCAAGCTGAGGTCAAAGCCCACGGCCAGCAAAAATACAG GAACCTCTCAGATGTATTATGGGAAGCCATCTCTACCCGTCAAATTGTTTCTCTGTATCAGGGTTTAGGGACAAAGAACCTGCAATCTTTCATTGCACAGTTTGTCTACTTCTATGGGTATAGCTGCTTCAAAAAACTATATTTGGAAAGAAGTGGCTTCAATTCCATTGGAACAAAAGCAAACTTGATTCTTGCAGCAGCTGCTGGGGCCTGTACTGCTATTGTGACTCAG CCCCTGGATACAGCCTCCTCGAGGATGCAGACAAGTGCTTTTGGGAAATCAAAAGGGCTTTGGCAAACCCTTACAGCTGGAACTTGGAGTGAAGCATTTGATGGTCTTGGAATCTCTCTTCTTTTGACCACAAATCCTGCAATTCAG TATACAGTATTTGATCAGCTGAAGCAAAGACACCTGAAGAGGAATCAGAACATAACAGAGAAGGGCTCATCCCCGGAAGCCCTTTCTGCCCTCTCAGCTTTCATGTTGGGTGCAATTTCAAAGAGTATTGCCACTTTTTTGACATATCCAGCAATCAG GTGTAAGGTCATGATTCAAGCAGCAGACACAAATGACGATGAAGCCAAGAAAGCTCCACAGAAATCCCACAAAACAGTACATGGTGTTCTTTATGCTATTTGGAAGAGAGAAGGGGTGCCAGGGTTCTTTAAGGGTTTGCAAGCTCAGATCCTGAAAACTGTACTAAGCTCAGCATTGCTTTTGATGATCAAGGAGAAAATTGCAGCAGGCACTTGGGTACTAATACTTGCAGCTAGAAAGTATCTATTGCTCACAGGGAGTAGACTGAAGAGTGCTCAGAAGCCATAG